Proteins encoded in a region of the Bradyrhizobium sp. CB3481 genome:
- a CDS encoding TetR/AcrR family transcriptional regulator, translating into MSNAQEESLRDRKKTLRRQLMVETARGIIAANGLRSLKVRDVAEAADCSIGSVYNEFGDFDGLILTVNRETVQSLTARLVAVPAEDPVRQLHGLAEAYLTFAADHANLLRSLFEHRMEDDRPFPEDILKMVMQAFALMHEPMVRLLPGRDPEEVALLARMMFSAVHGIISLGLEERMVAVPPEKLRQQLAQFVDTHLVGLGISLD; encoded by the coding sequence GTGAGCAATGCTCAAGAAGAATCTTTGCGGGACCGCAAAAAAACTTTGCGGCGCCAGCTCATGGTCGAAACCGCGCGCGGCATAATCGCAGCTAACGGGTTGAGATCACTGAAGGTTCGGGATGTCGCAGAGGCCGCCGATTGCTCAATCGGGAGCGTCTATAACGAGTTCGGGGATTTCGACGGCCTGATCCTGACGGTAAATCGCGAGACGGTTCAGTCCCTGACCGCCCGCCTGGTCGCGGTTCCCGCCGAAGACCCGGTCCGCCAGCTCCACGGGCTGGCCGAGGCCTACCTGACGTTCGCCGCCGATCACGCCAATCTGTTGCGCTCGCTGTTCGAACACCGGATGGAGGACGACCGGCCGTTCCCGGAAGACATCCTGAAGATGGTGATGCAGGCGTTCGCGCTGATGCATGAGCCGATGGTCCGGTTGTTGCCCGGCCGCGATCCGGAAGAGGTGGCGCTACTGGCGCGCATGATGTTCTCGGCCGTGCATGGCATCATCTCGCTCGGCCTGGAAGAGCGAATGGTCGCGGTGCCGCCGGAAAAGCTGCGGCAGCAGTTGGCGCAATTCGTGGATACGCATCTGGTGGGCCTCGGCATCTCGCTTGATTGA
- a CDS encoding acyl-CoA dehydrogenase family protein, producing MLERPKVQSPFYTAEHEAFRDVMRRFVAREIEPYAHVWDEAGEFPRELYKKASAVGLLGLGFPEEFGGVPADQFMKIVASQELTRAGAGGISSSLMSHTIGSPPIARAAKPEVRARVLSQVLAGEKISALAITEPSGGSDVANLRTKARRDGDHYIVSGEKTFITSGMRADYLTVAVRTGGEGPGGVSLLLIEGDTPGLSRTKLKKMGWWASDTATLHFDECRVPAENLIGEEGQGFKLIMHNFNSERMGMAASCTAYARVCVEEAIAYAKERHTFGKPIAQHQVIRHKIVDMAQKVAASQAMLEMLAWRLGQGESPVAEICMMKNQATQTMAFCASEAVQIFGGAGFMRGVKVERIYREVKVNAIGGGTEEIMKDLASRQMGL from the coding sequence ATGCTGGAGCGCCCGAAAGTGCAGAGCCCGTTCTATACGGCCGAACACGAAGCCTTCCGCGACGTGATGCGTCGCTTTGTGGCGCGCGAGATCGAACCCTATGCCCACGTATGGGACGAGGCCGGCGAGTTTCCGCGCGAGCTCTATAAAAAGGCATCCGCGGTCGGCCTGCTCGGGCTTGGCTTCCCCGAAGAATTTGGCGGTGTGCCGGCCGATCAGTTCATGAAGATCGTGGCGTCGCAGGAGCTGACGCGCGCCGGTGCCGGCGGGATCAGCTCAAGCCTGATGAGTCACACCATCGGCTCGCCGCCGATCGCGCGTGCTGCAAAGCCGGAGGTGAGGGCGCGCGTGCTGTCGCAGGTGCTGGCGGGCGAGAAGATTTCGGCGCTCGCGATCACCGAGCCGAGCGGCGGCTCCGATGTCGCCAATCTCCGCACCAAAGCGCGGCGCGACGGCGACCATTATATCGTCAGCGGCGAAAAGACCTTTATCACGTCAGGCATGCGGGCCGATTATCTGACCGTTGCGGTGCGCACCGGCGGCGAAGGGCCGGGCGGCGTCAGCCTGCTGCTGATCGAAGGCGACACGCCAGGCCTGTCGCGCACAAAGCTCAAGAAGATGGGCTGGTGGGCGTCGGACACCGCGACGCTGCATTTCGACGAGTGCCGGGTACCCGCCGAAAACCTGATCGGCGAGGAAGGGCAGGGCTTCAAGCTCATCATGCACAATTTCAACAGCGAGCGCATGGGCATGGCGGCGAGCTGCACGGCCTACGCGCGCGTCTGTGTCGAGGAGGCGATTGCCTATGCGAAGGAGCGCCACACGTTCGGCAAGCCGATCGCGCAGCACCAGGTGATCCGTCACAAGATCGTCGACATGGCGCAGAAGGTCGCGGCGTCACAGGCGATGCTGGAAATGCTGGCGTGGCGGCTCGGCCAGGGCGAGAGTCCGGTCGCGGAAATCTGCATGATGAAGAACCAGGCCACCCAGACCATGGCGTTCTGCGCCTCCGAGGCGGTGCAGATTTTCGGCGGCGCCGGCTTCATGCGCGGCGTCAAGGTCGAGCGCATCTACCGCGAGGTCAAGGTCAACGCCATCGGCGGCGGCACCGAGGAGATCATGAAGGATCTCGCGTCGAGGCAGATGGGGTTGTGA
- a CDS encoding acyl-CoA dehydrogenase family protein — MLFTADHDEPRRALQKFIAAEINPFVDEWENNDIFPAHELFKKLGDLGFLGLNKPAEFGGQGLDYSYALMMAEELGAIKCGGVPMAIGVQTDMATPALARFGSDEVRREFLAPAVAGDAVACVGVSEPGAGSDVASIKTQARSDGDDYVINGGKMWITNGVQADWICLLANTSDDQIHRNKSLICVPMKSKGVQVARKLDKMGMRSSDTAQIFFDNVRVPKRNRIGEEGKGFTYQMIQFQEERLWGAAACLKAHEFIISETIEYTRNRKAFGKSILDNQTVHFKLAEMQTEVELLRALVYRAAEALVAGEDVTRLATMAKLKAGRLGRELTDACLQFWGGMGFMNETPVSRAYRDSRLTSIGGGADEVMLTVLCKMMGTLPKIQ, encoded by the coding sequence ATGCTCTTCACCGCCGATCACGACGAACCCCGCCGCGCCTTGCAAAAATTCATCGCCGCCGAGATCAACCCCTTCGTCGACGAATGGGAGAACAACGACATCTTCCCCGCCCACGAGCTGTTCAAGAAGCTCGGCGATCTCGGCTTTCTCGGCCTCAACAAGCCGGCCGAATTCGGCGGCCAGGGGCTCGATTATTCCTATGCGCTGATGATGGCCGAGGAACTCGGCGCGATCAAATGCGGCGGCGTGCCGATGGCGATCGGGGTGCAGACCGACATGGCGACGCCGGCGCTGGCGCGATTTGGTTCGGATGAGGTGCGCCGTGAATTTTTGGCGCCGGCGGTCGCGGGCGACGCGGTCGCTTGCGTCGGCGTCTCCGAGCCGGGCGCGGGCTCGGACGTCGCCTCGATCAAGACGCAGGCGCGCTCCGATGGTGACGACTACGTCATCAATGGCGGCAAGATGTGGATCACTAACGGCGTGCAGGCCGACTGGATCTGCCTGCTCGCCAATACCAGCGACGATCAGATTCATCGCAACAAGTCGCTGATCTGCGTTCCCATGAAGAGCAAGGGCGTGCAGGTGGCGCGCAAGCTCGACAAAATGGGCATGCGCTCGTCCGATACCGCGCAGATCTTCTTCGACAATGTCCGTGTGCCCAAGCGCAACCGCATCGGCGAAGAGGGCAAGGGTTTTACCTACCAGATGATCCAGTTCCAGGAGGAGCGGCTGTGGGGCGCGGCGGCCTGTCTCAAGGCGCATGAGTTCATCATATCGGAGACCATCGAATATACCCGTAACCGCAAGGCGTTCGGAAAATCGATCCTCGATAACCAGACGGTTCATTTCAAGCTGGCGGAGATGCAGACCGAGGTCGAGCTGCTGCGCGCGCTGGTCTATCGCGCCGCCGAGGCGCTGGTCGCGGGCGAGGACGTGACGCGGCTTGCCACCATGGCCAAGCTCAAGGCCGGGCGTCTGGGACGCGAACTCACCGACGCGTGCCTGCAGTTCTGGGGCGGCATGGGGTTCATGAACGAGACGCCGGTCAGCCGGGCCTATCGCGACAGCCGGTTGACCTCGATCGGCGGCGGCGCCGACGAGGTGATGCTGACAGTGCTATGCAAGATGATGGGCACGCTGCCGAAAATCCAATAA
- a CDS encoding glutathione S-transferase family protein — protein MITLYHCDGARSFRPLWMLEEMGLAYELKMLPFPPRVLAKEYLAINPLGTIPFMIDGETKMTESSGICYYLGTKYGPSPLVVGLDDPAYGAFLNWMYFSDATLTFPQTLVLRYSQLEPEERRNPQVAGDYAKWFLGRLRTVEAATANSQFLCAGRFTAADIVNGYALRLAGTIGLAKDFGPNVAAYWARLQERDGYQRAVAAERRAGVEQNVAPRVRA, from the coding sequence ATGATCACGCTCTACCACTGCGACGGCGCACGCTCGTTCCGTCCGCTTTGGATGCTGGAAGAGATGGGCCTCGCTTACGAGCTCAAGATGCTGCCGTTTCCGCCGCGGGTGCTCGCCAAGGAATATCTTGCGATCAATCCGCTCGGCACGATTCCGTTCATGATCGATGGCGAGACCAAGATGACGGAGTCATCAGGCATCTGCTACTACCTTGGTACCAAATACGGGCCTTCACCGCTGGTAGTCGGGCTGGATGATCCCGCCTACGGCGCCTTCCTGAACTGGATGTATTTCAGCGATGCGACGCTGACTTTTCCGCAAACGCTGGTGTTGAGATACAGCCAGCTCGAACCGGAAGAGCGGCGGAACCCGCAAGTCGCCGGCGATTATGCCAAGTGGTTCCTCGGCCGGCTGCGGACGGTCGAGGCCGCGACCGCGAATTCGCAATTCCTCTGCGCCGGGCGCTTTACCGCGGCCGACATCGTCAATGGTTACGCGCTGCGGCTCGCCGGCACTATCGGCCTCGCCAAGGATTTTGGCCCTAATGTCGCGGCGTATTGGGCGCGGTTGCAGGAGCGCGATGGTTACCAGCGGGCGGTTGCGGCCGAACGCAGGGCCGGCGTCGAGCAGAACGTGGCGCCGCGGGTGCGGGCGTAA
- a CDS encoding AraC family transcriptional regulator, producing MDDIGRKSGHLMLITPERVFYAGLLGRPRQRCSGGFNIYVALEGGLWFTTSEGRQTHGEMIAVLPNVRHTVASDYRSVLSIVIEPESVRPGALEEFVARLSGSEGAAFADRIRAAYRELREHHAGNDFSSAEFDALCLGEVLPPRELDPRVACAIVQIGKFSGEPVTAASCAAEAGLSPSRFLHLFKEETGISFRSFRAWKRARHLLHFANQDINLAHLAQDIGYPDSTHFSHSIRRFYGLKPRAIFSGSRDLAIYSHRRVAAANSGLTQEAG from the coding sequence ATGGACGATATCGGCCGCAAGTCGGGCCATCTGATGCTGATCACCCCGGAACGCGTGTTCTATGCTGGCCTGCTCGGCAGGCCGAGGCAACGCTGTTCGGGCGGGTTCAACATCTATGTCGCGCTCGAGGGCGGCCTATGGTTCACGACATCGGAGGGACGGCAGACCCACGGCGAGATGATCGCCGTGCTGCCGAATGTCAGGCACACCGTCGCCAGCGACTATCGTTCGGTGTTGAGCATCGTGATCGAGCCGGAGAGCGTTCGCCCCGGCGCACTCGAAGAATTCGTGGCGCGCCTTTCGGGCTCTGAGGGCGCGGCCTTCGCCGATCGCATTCGCGCCGCCTATCGCGAACTGCGCGAGCATCACGCCGGCAATGATTTCTCCAGCGCCGAATTCGATGCGCTGTGCCTCGGCGAGGTTTTGCCGCCGCGCGAGCTCGATCCCCGCGTGGCGTGCGCGATCGTGCAGATCGGAAAGTTCTCGGGCGAGCCGGTTACGGCCGCAAGCTGCGCCGCCGAAGCGGGCCTGTCGCCCTCGCGCTTCCTGCACCTCTTCAAGGAAGAGACGGGAATCTCCTTCCGCTCGTTCCGAGCCTGGAAGCGGGCGCGGCATCTCCTGCACTTCGCCAACCAGGACATCAACCTTGCGCATCTGGCGCAGGATATCGGCTATCCCGATTCCACGCATTTCAGCCACTCGATCCGCCGCTTCTATGGCCTGAAGCCGCGCGCGATCTTTTCGGGCTCGCGCGATCTGGCGATCTATAGCCACCGCCGTGTCGCCGCCGCCAATAGCGGGTTGACGCAAGAAGCCGGCTGA
- a CDS encoding 3-keto-5-aminohexanoate cleavage protein translates to MGDKAVITCALNGVLTDPKQHNVPVTPEQMAHEAKAAFNAGASIMHVHLRQQAPNKGHLPSWDVNVSREIQQAIREACPGVIINHTTGTSGPNYQGALDCVRETRPEIAACNAGSLNYLKVKADNSWAWPPMMFDNAVEKVQDYLDVMKDAGTIPEFECFDVGIVRCVGMYVQTGMYSGPLEYNFVMGVASGMPADPELLPILLKLKQPEAHWQVTAIGRAEIWPLHQRCADLGGHLRTGLEDTFYLGDGTKVTSNGQLIEAIAACARRAGREIASPAEARQIFGTRH, encoded by the coding sequence ATGGGCGACAAGGCCGTCATTACCTGCGCGCTGAACGGCGTGTTGACCGATCCGAAACAGCACAATGTGCCTGTCACGCCGGAGCAGATGGCGCACGAGGCCAAGGCCGCGTTCAACGCCGGCGCCAGCATTATGCACGTCCATCTGCGCCAGCAGGCGCCGAACAAGGGCCATCTGCCGTCCTGGGACGTGAACGTCTCCAGGGAAATTCAGCAAGCGATCCGCGAAGCCTGCCCCGGCGTCATCATCAACCACACCACAGGCACGTCCGGCCCGAACTATCAGGGCGCGCTCGATTGCGTGCGTGAGACGAGGCCCGAGATCGCGGCCTGTAACGCCGGCTCGCTGAACTATCTGAAAGTGAAGGCCGACAACAGTTGGGCCTGGCCGCCGATGATGTTCGATAACGCGGTCGAGAAGGTGCAGGACTATCTCGACGTCATGAAGGACGCCGGTACGATCCCCGAGTTCGAATGTTTCGACGTCGGCATCGTGCGCTGCGTCGGCATGTACGTGCAAACGGGCATGTACTCCGGACCGCTCGAGTATAATTTCGTAATGGGCGTGGCCTCCGGCATGCCGGCCGATCCGGAACTGCTGCCAATCCTGCTCAAGCTGAAACAGCCAGAGGCGCATTGGCAGGTCACCGCGATCGGCCGCGCCGAAATCTGGCCGCTGCACCAGCGCTGCGCCGATCTCGGCGGCCACCTGCGCACCGGGTTGGAGGATACGTTCTATCTGGGCGACGGCACCAAGGTGACCTCGAACGGGCAACTCATCGAAGCCATCGCCGCCTGCGCGCGGCGCGCGGGACGCGAGATCGCGAGCCCAGCGGAGGCTCGGCAGATTTTTGGAACGAGGCATTGA
- a CDS encoding acyl-CoA carboxylase subunit beta yields MAILESTISPSSAAFKANRDGMLALIARTRALEERTRAASAAAKDRFHKRGQLLPRERVALVLDPGSPFIELSTLAGYMFDVPDAEKSVPGGGVIAGIGFVSGIRCMVSANDAGIDAGALQPYGLDKTLRVQELALENKLPYVQLVESAGANLLRYRVEDFIRGGNIFRNLARLSAAGLPVVTVTHGSSTAGGAYQTGLSDYIVMVRGRTRAFLAGPPLLKAATGEIATEEELGGAEMHTSISGLGDYLAEDDRDALRIARDIMANLEWDRRKPVAASFKPPRYDAEELLGIMPMDHKRPVDMRQAIARFIDDSDFTEFGANYGPATVCGHARIEGQAIGIITNNGPLDVPGANKATHFIQACCQSRTPILYMNNTTGYMVGKAYEEAGMIKHGSKMIQAVTSATVPQITLYCGASFGAGNYGMCGRGFHPRFCFSWPNAKTAVMGGEQAAETMAIVTEAAAARRGKPIEKEKLEAMKAQITGVFDGQMDVFSTSARVLDDGVIDPRDTRSVLAEVLAICREAGARTPQRMQFSVARP; encoded by the coding sequence ATGGCCATACTCGAATCCACCATCTCCCCCTCCAGCGCTGCCTTCAAGGCCAACCGCGACGGCATGCTGGCGCTGATCGCGCGGACGCGCGCGCTGGAAGAGCGCACGCGCGCCGCGTCGGCCGCGGCCAAGGATCGCTTCCACAAGCGCGGGCAATTGCTACCGCGCGAACGCGTCGCGCTGGTGCTCGATCCCGGCTCGCCCTTCATCGAATTGTCGACACTCGCCGGCTACATGTTCGATGTTCCGGATGCGGAAAAAAGTGTGCCTGGCGGCGGCGTGATCGCGGGCATCGGCTTCGTCTCCGGCATCCGCTGCATGGTCAGCGCCAATGATGCCGGCATCGACGCCGGCGCGTTGCAGCCCTACGGCCTCGACAAGACATTGCGCGTGCAGGAGCTGGCGCTGGAGAACAAGCTGCCCTACGTGCAACTGGTCGAAAGCGCCGGCGCCAATTTGCTGCGCTACCGCGTCGAGGATTTTATTCGCGGCGGCAACATCTTCCGCAACCTGGCGCGGCTGTCGGCGGCCGGTCTGCCTGTCGTGACCGTGACGCACGGATCGTCGACCGCGGGCGGGGCCTACCAGACCGGACTGTCCGACTACATCGTAATGGTCCGCGGCCGTACCCGCGCCTTCCTGGCCGGTCCGCCGCTGTTGAAGGCGGCGACCGGAGAAATCGCGACGGAGGAGGAACTCGGCGGTGCCGAGATGCACACCTCCATTTCAGGGCTCGGCGATTATCTGGCCGAAGACGACCGCGATGCGCTGCGTATCGCGCGCGATATCATGGCCAATCTGGAGTGGGATCGGCGGAAGCCGGTGGCGGCGTCCTTCAAGCCGCCGCGCTATGATGCCGAAGAACTTCTCGGCATCATGCCGATGGACCACAAGCGTCCTGTCGACATGCGCCAGGCCATCGCGCGCTTCATCGACGATTCCGACTTCACGGAGTTCGGCGCGAACTATGGTCCTGCCACCGTTTGTGGCCACGCCCGCATCGAAGGGCAGGCGATCGGGATCATCACCAACAACGGCCCGCTCGACGTGCCCGGCGCCAACAAGGCGACGCATTTTATCCAGGCCTGCTGCCAGTCGCGCACGCCGATTCTCTACATGAATAACACCACGGGCTACATGGTCGGCAAGGCCTATGAAGAAGCCGGCATGATCAAGCACGGCTCGAAGATGATCCAGGCGGTGACCTCGGCGACCGTGCCCCAGATTACGCTCTATTGCGGCGCGTCCTTCGGCGCCGGCAACTACGGCATGTGCGGCCGCGGCTTCCATCCGCGCTTCTGCTTCTCCTGGCCGAACGCCAAGACCGCGGTGATGGGTGGCGAGCAGGCGGCTGAGACCATGGCGATCGTGACCGAGGCGGCTGCTGCGCGCCGCGGCAAGCCGATCGAGAAGGAAAAGCTGGAGGCCATGAAGGCCCAAATCACGGGCGTGTTCGATGGCCAGATGGACGTGTTCTCGACCAGCGCCCGGGTGCTCGACGACGGCGTCATCGATCCGCGCGATACCCGCAGCGTGCTCGCGGAGGTGCTGGCGATCTGCCGCGAGGCCGGGGCACGCACGCCGCAGCGCATGCAATTCTCGGTCGCCCGGCCATGA
- a CDS encoding acetyl-CoA carboxylase biotin carboxylase subunit has translation MRRTPFFKILIANRGEIALRIMRTARRLGYGVVAVYSDADRDALHVRGADQAVRIGEALPAQSYLRIDAIIAAAKASGAGAVHPGYGFLAENEEFAQACRDAGLVFIGPSPEAIRAMGNKAGAKNIMQKAGVPVVPGYQGTDQSDAAMLAEAKKIGFPVMIKAVAGGGGRGMRLVADAAAFPDALRSARSEAQGAFGDASVILERAIVDPRHIEIQVFGDRYGSAIHLGDRDCSVQRRHQKLIEEAPSPKVTPELRARMGAVAVAAVKSIGYEGAGTLEFLLDEAAEFYFMEMNTRLQVEHPVTEAITGLDLVELQLRIAAGEPLGLKQEDVKFSGHAIEVRLCSEDADHDFMPQSGRMALWRMPDGIRLEHALQSGSEIPPFYDSMIAKIISHGADRNEARGRLICGLEQTAAFGVTTNQGFLISCLRHPAFAKGEASTAFIGNHRDELLAPRANDKAKAALAALLLYVTNPHAPPWRGGRSLAATFPLTARIDLGHGAIEVDIVRNRDGSYLASLDGGEQRFEIDELGSDAIRFRTDGMMESARFLRDGDRLYMLHRGITIAVRDLTLAAPISAAAAGGDGKVRAAMNGRVVAVLVKPGEEVAAGQPVMTLEAMKMEHVHMAGIAGTISAIDVVEGDQVTTGRIVVEIEAA, from the coding sequence ATGAGAAGGACGCCGTTCTTCAAGATCCTGATCGCCAACCGCGGCGAGATCGCGCTGCGGATCATGCGCACCGCGCGCCGGCTCGGTTATGGCGTGGTCGCCGTCTATTCGGACGCTGACCGCGATGCCCTGCATGTCCGCGGGGCGGATCAGGCGGTAAGAATCGGCGAGGCGCTGCCGGCGCAATCCTATTTGCGGATCGATGCGATCATCGCGGCCGCCAAGGCCAGCGGCGCCGGCGCGGTGCATCCCGGCTACGGCTTCCTCGCCGAGAATGAGGAATTTGCGCAGGCCTGCCGCGATGCCGGGCTGGTGTTCATCGGGCCGTCACCTGAGGCCATCCGCGCGATGGGCAACAAGGCCGGCGCCAAGAACATCATGCAGAAGGCGGGCGTGCCTGTCGTGCCCGGCTATCAGGGAACGGACCAGAGCGACGCCGCGATGCTGGCAGAAGCCAAAAAGATCGGCTTCCCTGTGATGATCAAGGCGGTTGCGGGCGGCGGCGGGCGCGGCATGCGGCTGGTTGCCGATGCAGCAGCGTTTCCAGACGCGTTGCGCAGCGCGCGATCCGAAGCGCAAGGCGCGTTCGGCGATGCGAGCGTGATCCTGGAGCGTGCGATCGTCGATCCCCGCCATATCGAAATCCAGGTGTTCGGCGACCGCTACGGCAGCGCCATCCATCTCGGCGATCGCGACTGCTCCGTGCAGCGCCGACACCAGAAGCTGATCGAGGAAGCGCCGTCGCCGAAGGTGACGCCGGAATTGCGCGCGCGCATGGGCGCAGTCGCGGTCGCTGCGGTGAAATCGATTGGCTATGAGGGCGCCGGCACGCTGGAGTTCCTGCTCGACGAGGCCGCCGAGTTCTATTTCATGGAAATGAACACGCGCCTTCAGGTCGAGCATCCCGTCACCGAGGCGATCACCGGGCTCGATCTGGTCGAACTGCAGCTCCGTATCGCCGCGGGCGAGCCGCTCGGGCTCAAGCAGGAGGATGTGAAATTCTCCGGTCACGCCATCGAGGTGCGGCTATGCTCGGAAGATGCGGACCATGACTTCATGCCGCAATCGGGGCGGATGGCGCTGTGGCGAATGCCGGATGGCATCCGCCTCGAGCACGCGCTGCAATCAGGTTCGGAAATTCCGCCGTTCTACGATTCGATGATCGCCAAGATCATCAGCCATGGTGCCGATCGCAACGAGGCGCGGGGCCGGCTGATCTGCGGACTGGAGCAGACCGCAGCGTTCGGTGTTACCACCAATCAGGGATTTCTGATCTCCTGCCTGCGCCATCCCGCGTTTGCCAAGGGCGAAGCGAGCACGGCCTTCATCGGCAATCACCGCGACGAATTGCTCGCGCCACGCGCGAACGACAAAGCGAAAGCCGCGCTGGCGGCGCTGCTGCTCTACGTCACCAATCCGCATGCGCCGCCCTGGCGTGGCGGCCGGTCGCTGGCAGCCACTTTTCCGCTGACGGCGCGGATTGACCTTGGCCATGGTGCGATCGAGGTCGATATCGTTCGGAACCGCGATGGAAGTTATCTGGCGAGCCTCGATGGCGGCGAGCAGCGTTTCGAGATCGACGAACTCGGTTCCGATGCGATCCGCTTCCGAACCGACGGCATGATGGAGTCAGCCAGATTTCTGCGCGATGGCGACCGGCTCTATATGCTGCATCGTGGCATCACGATCGCCGTCCGCGACCTGACGCTGGCAGCCCCAATTTCGGCAGCCGCAGCCGGCGGCGACGGCAAGGTGCGCGCGGCGATGAATGGTCGCGTCGTGGCGGTGCTGGTCAAGCCGGGCGAGGAGGTTGCGGCTGGGCAGCCCGTGATGACGCTGGAAGCGATGAAGATGGAACATGTGCATATGGCGGGCATTGCCGGTACGATATCCGCCATCGATGTGGTCGAAGGCGACCAGGTGACGACCGGCAGGATCGTCGTCGAGATCGAGGCGGCGTGA
- a CDS encoding dipeptide ABC transporter ATP-binding protein translates to MSEQRPLLEVTDLVKHYAVRGGILRRRVGTVHAVDGVSFSVGKGETLGLVGESGCGKSTVARSVLRLVEPSSGAIKLNGTDITGLSKSDMRPHRRSMQIVFQDPFASLNPRMTAGDIVGEPLGVHGIATGRAQQDRVAELFAQVGLRSDQMKNYPHQFSGGQRQRICIARALSLGPSLIVCDEPVSALDVSIQAQVINLLIDLQRKNDFSYLFIAHDLAVVAHISHRVAVMYLGRIVEIADKTELFANPRHPYTQALLASVPVADPKAKKLAPMIDGDVPSPINPPSGCAFHTRCRYAMDRCKVERPALVEAGEGHQVACWLNDGTGRPE, encoded by the coding sequence ATGAGCGAGCAACGCCCCCTGCTGGAGGTTACCGATCTCGTCAAGCATTACGCCGTGCGCGGCGGCATCCTGCGCCGGCGCGTCGGCACGGTGCATGCGGTCGACGGCGTCAGCTTTTCGGTCGGCAAGGGCGAGACACTCGGCCTGGTCGGCGAATCCGGCTGCGGCAAATCGACGGTGGCGCGCAGCGTGCTGCGGCTGGTCGAGCCTTCGAGCGGCGCCATCAAGCTCAACGGCACCGACATCACCGGCCTCAGCAAATCAGACATGCGGCCGCACCGGCGCTCGATGCAGATCGTGTTCCAGGATCCGTTCGCCTCGCTCAACCCGCGCATGACCGCGGGCGACATCGTCGGCGAGCCGCTCGGCGTGCACGGCATCGCGACCGGGCGGGCGCAGCAGGATCGCGTCGCCGAACTGTTCGCACAGGTCGGCCTGCGGTCCGACCAGATGAAGAACTATCCGCACCAGTTTTCGGGCGGCCAGCGGCAACGCATCTGCATCGCCCGCGCGCTGTCGCTCGGGCCGAGCCTAATCGTGTGCGACGAGCCGGTGTCGGCGCTCGACGTCTCGATCCAGGCGCAGGTGATCAACCTGTTGATCGACCTGCAGCGCAAGAACGATTTTTCCTATCTGTTCATTGCGCACGATCTCGCCGTGGTCGCCCATATCAGCCATCGCGTCGCCGTGATGTATCTCGGCCGCATTGTCGAGATCGCCGACAAGACGGAATTGTTCGCCAACCCGCGCCATCCCTACACGCAGGCGCTGCTGGCGTCAGTCCCGGTCGCCGATCCCAAGGCCAAGAAGCTGGCGCCGATGATTGACGGCGACGTCCCGAGCCCGATCAATCCGCCCTCGGGGTGCGCCTTCCACACCCGCTGCCGCTACGCGATGGATCGCTGCAAGGTGGAACGACCGGCGCTGGTGGAAGCCGGCGAAGGGCATCAGGTGGCGTGCTGGCTGAACGACGGCACGGGGCGGCCGGAGTAA